A region of the Nocardia nova SH22a genome:
GCGGCCCTGACCTCCGCTCTCTACGACGAGGGCTATCCGGTCGAGATCCTCTCCTTCCACCAGCGGCACACCGACAACGGCACCGCCACGTTCGTGCACTGCGAATGCAACGGCCGGCGCGGCTGGGGCGCGGCCCTGGCCGGTGACGGACCGGAGTCGATCGTGCGGGCCATGATCGCCGGAATCAACAAGCTGGGAAACTGACCGAAACCCAAGTGCCGCATCCTGTTTCGCACAGGATGCGGCACCGGTTCGGGTAGAGGGAGCGCGGATCAGTCCTGCTGGGGCTGCTGCTCCTGCTGCTCGGCGAGCTGCTTGCGCACCTCGTCCATATCGAGGCCCTTCACCTGGGAGACCAGATCCTCCAGGGCGGCCGGCGGCAGCGCGCCCGGCTGGGCGAACACCAGCACGCCCTCACGGAACGCCATGATCGTGGGGATGGAGCGGATGTTGGCGGCGGCGGCGAGGCTCTGCTCGCTCTCGGTGTCGACCTTGCCGTGGACGACATCGGGGTGCTGATCCGAGGATGCCTCGAACGTGGGCGCGAACGCCTTACAGGGCCCGCACCAATCGGCCCAGAAGTCGACGAGCACGACGTCGTTTCCGGTCACGATCTCGTCGAAGTTCTGCGCGGTCAGGGTCTGGGTGGCCATGAGTTCCTCTCGTGTCGTTGTATGCGGTGCAACGTGGGAGACCGCGGTTATCTTCCTCGGCCCGCCGTCGACCTCACCCCCTGGGAGCGATCGGCCACTCGATCCGCCGATCACCGTCCCACCGCCGGATACCCACCACGGTAGCGGTGGAATCACGGTCGGTGGCCACGGCCTCCATCGCGGCGCCCACCCGATCCGGCTTCAGCCGCCGGGCCAGCGTCACATGCGGGGTCCACGCGCCGGGCCGCATGGTCGCCGGAACACCCGGGCAGGGCTCCACGATCGCCGCGATCCGCCGCTGCAGTGCGAGCAACTCCTCGGTGGGTACCACCGGCCGGACCAGAATCGGATGGCGCGCGCCGAAGATCAACAGTCCGCCGATCCGCACCGGCAGCGGCCGGAACGGATGCTGCGACAGTGCCCGGTCCAGCCGCGGCCAGATCTCGCGGGCCACCGCGACGGTGATGTGCGGCCGGTGATCCGGTGTGGGACTGGATATTCCGGCCGCCGCGAGCAGCTGCCACTGCCGCCGGATCGCCGCCTCGGCCGTCTCGTCGAGCAGTAGTTCCACCGATTGCACCATGGTCGGTGCCAACTTACGCGACCCGGTGGTGACGGGCGAGGAAATGGACACGCCTGCCGGGCCGCGAGCCCGCCCGCACCCATAATGTGAACCGTCGTCCGGATACCGGCCGGACGTGGGTACGAGCAGAGGAGTGCGGGTGAGCGCGCAGGCGCGGCAGACGATACGGCTCGGTCTGATCGAGGGTGACGGAATCGGGCCGGAGGTGGTCGCGGCGACACGCGCGGTGGTCGAGGAGGCGCTGTCCGCCGCGGGCGCTCCCGCCGCGGACTGGGTGCGGCTGCCGATCGGCCACGCGGCCATCGCCGAATGCGGCGATCCGCTGCCGGAGACCACCCTGTCGGCACTCGACGATCTCGACGCCTGGATCATGGGACCGCACGACAACGTGTCCTACGCACCCGAACACCGCAACGGCCCGCCGCCGGGCGGCGCGATCCGCAAACGGTTCGGCCTCTACGCCAATATCCGCCCGGCCCGGGCGTTTCCGGGCGTGCGGGCCGCGGCGCCGGATATCGACCTGATCATCGTGCGGGAGAACAGCGAGGGCTTCTACGCCGACCGCAACATGTTCGCCGGATCCGGTGAATTCCGCCCGACCCCGGATGTCGCCATGGCGGTGGGGGTGATCACCCGGGCCGCCTGCGAGCGCATCGCCCGGCAGGCGTGTGAGCTGGCCGCCGCCCGCCGCGGCCGCCTGACGATCGTGCACAAGGCGAATGTGCTGCCCATGACCATGGGGATGTTCCGCGACGTGTGCGCCGAGGTGGCACGTGGATATCCGGGCCTCGAGGTCGGCGACGAGCATGTCGACGCCGCGGCGGCGCATCTGGTGCGCGCACCCGCCGACTACGACGTCGTGGTCACCGAGAACCTGTTCGGCGACATCCTCTCCGACCTCGCGGGCGAACTGAGCGGATCGCTCGGACTGGCCGCCTCGCTGAACTGCTCGGCCGACAAGGCCATGGCACAGGCGGTGCACGGTGCGGCCCCGGCGCTGGCCGGGCACAACCGGGCGAATCCCGGTGCGCTGCAATTGTCGGCCGCAATGCTGTTGCGCTGGCTGGGAACTCGCGACGACGACGCCGCACTGCGCGGCGCCGCCGACCGGATCGAACGGGCGGTCGCGGCCACCCTCGCCGCCGGAATCGCCACCGCCGACCTGGGCGGCATGGCCTCGACCGGCGAATTCACCGAGCAGGTCCGGGCCCGGGTGCATCGGCGCTGAGTCGGCGTGTACCCGCACGGCGGGTCCCGGCGCACATTAACCTTCGGTAACCGACCGGCGCGACGGGTGGCGATCGCCTAGATTCCGAGTGCCGGAGTGGTGATGGCGAAGACGGAGGGTTGCGTGTCTGCTCGACTCGGCCTGCGCGGGTACGTCCTGCGCGCCGCAACGCTGATCGTGGGCGCGGTGGTACTGATCACCGGCTGCGTGGACAACACCGAGGACGAATCCCCGAAGGTGCCGAAGGTTCCGGTCGCGAAGGTCGAGTCGATCGCCGCGCGGCTGCCGCCGAAGATCGCGCAGTCGGGCCGGTTGGTGGTGGGTGTCAACGTCCCGTATCAGCCCAACGAATACCGGGACCCGCACACCGGGCAGATCATCGGATTCGACGTCGATCTCATGGACGCGATCGCCGCGGTGCTCGGTGTCCGGGCCGATTATCAGGAATCGGACTTCGAGAAGATCATCCCCGCCCTCGAGGCGGGCACCGTCGATGTGGGCATGTCCTCGTTCACCGACAATCTGACCCGGCAGAAGACCGTCGATTTCGTCGACTACTTCTCCGCCGGAATCCAGTGGGCGCAGCGCAAGGGCCATCCGATCGATCCGGACGACGCCTGCGGCAAGAAGGTCGCCGTCCAGCGCACCACCACCGAGGACATCGACGAGATCCCCGCGAAATCCAAGGCCTGCACCGACGCCGGTAAACCGGCCATCCACAAGATGTCCTACGACGAGCAGAGCGCGGCCTCCACCGCCCTGGTCCTCGGGCAGGTCGACGCCATGTCCGCGGATTCCCCGGTCACCGCCTACGCCATCAAACGCAATGCCGACACCATCGAACCGGCGGGTCAGCTGTTCGACGCCGCGCCCTACGGCTGGCCGGTGCCCAAGGGGTCGCCGCTGGCCCCGGTGCTGCAGGCCGCACTGCAACATCTCATCGACTCGGGCGTCTACCGCACCATCGCGCAGAACTGGGGCGTGGAAGCCGGAACCGTCACCACCGCGGTCATCAACGGCGCGAAAGGGTGAGTGCCATGTCCGATCAGCTGCCCGAGACGATCCAGGCGGTGCCGCTGCGGCGACCGGGACGCTGGATCGCCGCCGCGATCCTGCTGATCCTGCTCGGTCTGTTCGTCTACGGCGCGGCCACCAATCCCGCCTACCGCTGGGACACCTACTGGAAGTATCTGTTCGATCGCCGGATCACCGAAGGCGCGGTGGTCACCCTCGAACTGACCGTGCTGTCGATGGCGATCGGCGTGATCCTCGGTGTGCTGCTCGCGGTGATGCGGCTGTCGCCGAATCCGGTGCTGCGCTCGGTGGCGTGGGTGTATCTGTGGATCTTCCGCGGCACCCCGGTCTACATCCAGCTGGTGTTCTGGGGCCTGTTCCCGGCGCTGTACAAGTCGATCGAACTCGGAATCCCCTTCGGCGGCCCGCATTTCGTGCAGTGGGACGTCCAGGACTGGTCGCAGCCGTTCATCTTCGCGATGATCGGCCTGGGCCTGAACGAGGCCGCGTACATGGCCGAGATCGTGCGCGCCGGAATCAATTCGGTGGGTGAGGGCCAGCGGGAGGCGTCGATCGCGCTGGGCATGTCGTGGGGCCAGACCATGCGGCGCACGGTCCTGCCGCAGGCCATGCGGGTGATCATCCCGCCCACCGGCAACGAGCTGATCTCGATGCTGAAGACCACCGCGCTGGTGACGGCGATCCCGCTGACCACCGACCTGTACGGCCGCGCCCGCGACATCTACGGCATCAACTTCCAGCCGATCCCGCTGCTGCTTGTCAGCGCCACCTGGTACCTGGCGATCACCAGCATCCTGATGGTCGGCCAGTTCTATCTGGAGCGGTACTACTCGCGCGGCGCCACCCGGAAGCTGACCGGGCGGCAGTTGCGCGCCCTGGCCACCGCCCAGAACGTCACGGAGGCCGGAAAATGAGCGCCGCACAGACCACCGAGGTGCCGATGATCCGCGCCGAACAGGTGTGCAAGAACTTCGGCGCGCTGCGGGTGCTGCGGGGTGTCTCGCTCGAGGTCGCCCGCGGCCAGGTGATGTGCCTGATCGGCCCGTCCGGATCCGGGAAATCGACCTTCCTGCGGTGTATCAACCACCTCGAGCAGGTCAATGCCGGGCGGCTCCACGTCGACGGCGAACTCGTCGGATACCGCGAGAAGGGCGGCAAGCTCTACGAACTGCATCCGCGCGAATCGGCCCGCCAGCGCCGCGATATCGGCATGGTGTTCCAGCATTTCAACCTGTTCCCGCATCGCACCGCGCTGGCGAATGTGGTCGAGGCGCCGATCCACGTGAAGAAGATCGCGAAATCCGACGCCCTGACCCGGGCCCGGGAACTGCTGGACCGGGTCGGCCTGGCGGACAAGGCCGATGCCTATCCGGCGCAGCTGTCGGGCGGCCAGCAGCAGCGGGTCGCGATCGCCCGCGCGCTGGCGATGGACCCGAAACTCATGCTGTTCGACGAGCCCACCTCCGCGCTGGATCCGGAACTGGTCGGCGAAGTCCTCACGGTGATGCGGGAATTGGCGGAATCCGGCATGACGATGGTGGTCGTCACCCACGAGATGGGTTTCGCCCGCGAGGTCGCCGACCAACTGGTGTTCATGGACGAGGGCGTGGTGGTGGAGGCCGGGGATCCGCGCGAGGTACTGGCGAACCCGCGACACGAGCGAACGCGGGCGTTCCTGTCGCGCATCCTCTGACCTCGCCTCGCCACCGCGGCCGCATCGGACAGGGCACGCTCGGCCTTCGGCCGCCCCGGAGGGAATTCGGCCCCTGAAAGGTGGAGCGCCGGCCCATATTCCGGTGGCCGCTCAGTACACGGTGCCCATCGCGGCGTGCACCTCGGCGAGGGTGCGGTCGGCTTCTTCGGTGGCACGGCGGTTCCCCTGTCGCAGCACCTCGCGCACGTACTCGGGATCGCGGGCGAAATCCTTGCGGCGCAGCCGATGTGGGGCCAGGAACTCGTTGACCGCGTCGGTCGCCACCTTCTTCAGCGCGCCCGCACCGGCATCGCCGATCTCGGCCGCGAGCCGGTGCTCGTCGGTGCCGGAACACAACGCGGCGGTGGTCAGCAGCGCGGACACACCGGGACGGTGGTCCGGATCGAAGGTGATGAGGCGCTGCGAATCGGTCGGCGCCCTGCGGATCAGAGCCGCGGTCTCGTCCTCGGACATCGACAGCGCGATCGCGTTGCCGTAGCTCTTGGACATCTTCCGCCCGTCGAGACCGGGTACCTCCGGTGCGGAGGTGAGCAGTGGCTCGGGTTCGGTGAACACCGCGCCGTAGCGTTCGTTGAAACGCCGCGCGATCACCCGGGTGAGCTCGATGTGCGGGAGGTTGTCCTTGCCCACCGGGACCAGATTTCCCTTGCAGAACAGGATGTCGGCGGCCTGATGGACCGGATAGGTGAGCAGCAGTCCGCTCAGCGCGCGTCCCGATGCGGCGTGTTCGGCCTTGACCGTCGGGTTGCGATGGAGTTCGGCCTCGGTCACCAGGCTCAGGAACGGCAGCAGCAGCTGATTCAGCGCCGGAACCGACGAGTGGGTGAAGACGGCCGCCCGGCCGGGGTCGATCCCGGCGGCGAGATAGTCCAGGACCGCGCCGTGGACGTTCTCCCGCACCCGGCCCATCGCGTCACGGTCGGTGATGACCTGGTAGTCGGCCAGGACGACGAAGGTGTCCACCCCCAGCTCGTGCAACCGCACCCGTTCGGCGACGGTCCCGAAGTAGTGCCCCAGATGCAGTGGGCCGGTGGGACGTTCGCCGGTGAGGACGCGATAGCGGCCGGGATTCGCGGCGACGGCGGTGCGCAGTGTGCCGCTGCGTTCGACAGTGGCGGTGAAGGTGTTCAACGTACAGCTCCTCGGATGGTCGGAGGACTGTACGAACCTCGTTCAGGTCGGATGACACACGGGCTGCGTACAGCCCGTGGACATGGTCAGTCAGGCTGCTGGAGCAGCCGCCACCATGCCTGTCGGATGTCGATCACCTCGCCAGGATAGCAATGCGACCCGGTCGCGGATGCCGTCGCCTAGGCGGAGCCGTTCCGGCCCCTGCCGTCGCCGGGGCTGATCGGGTGCCGTGCCTTCCACCGGCCCAGAGCGATCCGCAGTTGTCCCAGAACGACTTTCGCGGCCGGGGCGAGCGGCCGGTCCGCCCGCCACACCAGCGCCAGGTGCCCGATCAGATCCGGATCGGTGATGTCGGCCATCCGCACACCGGCCGCGGCGGCCTGATCGGGCTCGAGCGCCGGGACCACGGCGATGCCGAGACCACCGGCGGCCAGCTGGATCAGCAGTGGTGGCGCCGCCGCCTCGAAATCCACGCGCGGCTCGAATCCCGCTGCCGCGCAGGCATGTTCCAGCACACCGCGGATCCCGGTGCCACGGGGCAGGCAGATCAGGGATCGTTCGCGCAGATCCGCCAGTGCGATCCGGTCGCCGAATTCGCGGTTCTCGCGGGCGACGGCGGCCTGTAACCGGGTCTCGAAGACGATGTCCACGCCGAAGCCCTCGTCGAGCGGGGCGCCGGTCAGGCCGACGAGAGCGATGTCCAGGGCGCCGCGCGCCACCGCCGCGAGCATGCGGTCGGTGGTGTCCTCGGTGAGGCTGATGCCGATCTGCGGATGATCGTGGTGGAACGCCGACAGCACGGTGGCGACATCGAATTCCTCCGTCGCGGCGCCGGAGATCAGGCCGATCCGGACCTGCCCGCGCAACAGGCCGGTGAACTCGTCGGCGGTGTGCGAAATCTGCTGTGCCGCAGCCAGTGCGGCCCGCGCGTGCGGCAGGACGGCAGCCCCCGCGGCGGTGAGGGTCACGGTGCGCCCCGAGCGATCGAGCAGCGGCTGCCCGAGTTCGCGCTCGAGCTGCCGGATCTGCGCGGACAGCCCCGGTTGCGCCAGATGCAGGCGCTGGGCCGCCCGGGTGAAACCGGCCTCCTCGACCACGGTGACGAAGTAGCGCAACTGCCGTAGCTCCATAACTTTTGATTCTAGTTGCAAGAAGAACTATCTGTTTTACTTCTGGTTCCAGCGGCGGCAGGGTCGGGATATGACGAATTCGACCTTCCCCAGCGACCTGCCCCCGATCACCGGCCCGGTCTTCCGGCCGGGCGACGACGGTTTCGACGCCGAGATCGCGGGATTCCAGACCGCCTACCGCCACCGTCCCGATCTGGCGGTGGGCGCCGCCCACGCCGGAGACGTCCGGGCCGCGGTGGAATTCGCGGCCCGGCACGGCCTGCCGATCGCGGTCCAGGCGACCGGGCACGGCCTGTCGGTGCCCGCCGACCACGGTGTGCTGATCAGTACGCGGCGCATGACCGGGGTGCGGGTGGACCCCGGGACGCGCACCGCGTGGGTCGGCGCCGGGGTGCGGGCGCAGGCCCTGATCGCGGCGGCGGTCGCGCACGGCCTGGCCCCGTTGAACGGCTCGTCGCCCTCGGTCGGCGTGGTCGGCTATCACCTGGGCGGCGGCCTCGGCATCCTGGGCCGCACCTTCGGATACGCCGCCGACCGGGTCCGGGCGCTGGAACTGGTGACCGCCGACGGCCGCCTGCGCCGCCTCACGCCCGGCGACGAATTGTTCGGCGCCACACTGGGTTCCGGCGGCAACTTCGGCATCGTGACCGGTATGGAGATCGAACTGGTCCCGGTCACCGAGGTGTTCGGCGGCTCGCTGACCTTCGACACCGCGCTGGTGGAACCCGCCCTGGAGGCGTGGCGGCAGTGGACCGCCGACGTGCCCGAGGAGATGACCTCGGCGATCACCATGATGACCATGCCCGATATCGCGCAGATCCCGGAACCGCTGCGCGGACGCTACGTCGCCACCGTCGCCGTCGCGTTCACCGGTCCCGAAGCCGAGGGGCGGCGGCTGGTCGAACCGCTGCGCGCGGTCGGTGCCGGGCTCACGGACACCCTGCGGACGATGCCCTACCTCGACACCGGCAGCATCCACAGCGATCCGCCGTTCCCGCACGCCTACACCGCGACCAATGCGCTGCTGCCGGATCTGACCGCCGACGCCGCCGCGGCCTTCCTGGACGCCACCGGACCCGATGCGCCGCTGCCCGCGGTCGCCGGATTCCGGCACCTGGGCGGTGCGCTGCGGCGCCCCGGGCCGGGCGCGATCGCGATGGATCACCGCGCGGCGGAGTACAACGCCCGCGTCATCACCATGCCCGGCGACACGGACGTCGATGCCCGCGCCTACCACGATCTCGTCGCGAAGACGTTGGCGCCGTGGACGATCGGCCACAACCTGAACTTCCTCTACGGCGCGGGGAACTGGGCGGACGAGGCCCAGACCCGGGCCGGATACGCGCCCTCGACCTATGCCCGCCTGCAGACGCTGAAGGCCGTCCACGACCCCGCCAACCTGTTCCGGTTCAACCGCAACATCCGTCCGGCCTGACCGGCTCCACTGGACTTCCGGAATATCTTCGCGCTATTGTCGTGATATCACTTAGATATTGGGAGGATGTCATGACGCTGCGTCCCGCGTTCCGTCTGAACGGGTTCGTGATGCTGCTGGTGCTGTTCGTGGTGGGCGCCGCCGGATTGATCGGCGGCATCGCCGCGTCCGCCGCGGCCGGATCCGGCGGCGGCGCCGGTGCGGGGGCGGGAGCCGCTGCCGGATACGTGATCGCGGGCCTGGCGGTGATCCTGCTGACCGGGCTCACCACCGTGGGCCCCAACGAGGCCAGGGTGCTGCAGTTCTTCGGCCGCTACATCGGATCGGTGAGCGAGGCCGGATTCTTCTGGGTCGTCCCGCTGACGACCAAGCGCCGGATCTCGTTGCGGGTGAGCAACTTCGAAACCCAGAAGCTGAAGGTCAACGACTTCGACGGCAATCCGGTGGAGATCGCCGCGGTGGTCGTCTACCGCGTCGTCGACAGCTTCAAATCCGCGTTCGCCGTGGACGACTACGAGGAATACGTGCAGACGCAGTCCGAGGC
Encoded here:
- a CDS encoding FAD-binding oxidoreductase encodes the protein MTNSTFPSDLPPITGPVFRPGDDGFDAEIAGFQTAYRHRPDLAVGAAHAGDVRAAVEFAARHGLPIAVQATGHGLSVPADHGVLISTRRMTGVRVDPGTRTAWVGAGVRAQALIAAAVAHGLAPLNGSSPSVGVVGYHLGGGLGILGRTFGYAADRVRALELVTADGRLRRLTPGDELFGATLGSGGNFGIVTGMEIELVPVTEVFGGSLTFDTALVEPALEAWRQWTADVPEEMTSAITMMTMPDIAQIPEPLRGRYVATVAVAFTGPEAEGRRLVEPLRAVGAGLTDTLRTMPYLDTGSIHSDPPFPHAYTATNALLPDLTADAAAAFLDATGPDAPLPAVAGFRHLGGALRRPGPGAIAMDHRAAEYNARVITMPGDTDVDARAYHDLVAKTLAPWTIGHNLNFLYGAGNWADEAQTRAGYAPSTYARLQTLKAVHDPANLFRFNRNIRPA
- a CDS encoding isocitrate/isopropylmalate dehydrogenase family protein, with protein sequence MSAQARQTIRLGLIEGDGIGPEVVAATRAVVEEALSAAGAPAADWVRLPIGHAAIAECGDPLPETTLSALDDLDAWIMGPHDNVSYAPEHRNGPPPGGAIRKRFGLYANIRPARAFPGVRAAAPDIDLIIVRENSEGFYADRNMFAGSGEFRPTPDVAMAVGVITRAACERIARQACELAAARRGRLTIVHKANVLPMTMGMFRDVCAEVARGYPGLEVGDEHVDAAAAHLVRAPADYDVVVTENLFGDILSDLAGELSGSLGLAASLNCSADKAMAQAVHGAAPALAGHNRANPGALQLSAAMLLRWLGTRDDDAALRGAADRIERAVAATLAAGIATADLGGMASTGEFTEQVRARVHRR
- a CDS encoding amino acid ABC transporter ATP-binding protein; its protein translation is MSAAQTTEVPMIRAEQVCKNFGALRVLRGVSLEVARGQVMCLIGPSGSGKSTFLRCINHLEQVNAGRLHVDGELVGYREKGGKLYELHPRESARQRRDIGMVFQHFNLFPHRTALANVVEAPIHVKKIAKSDALTRARELLDRVGLADKADAYPAQLSGGQQQRVAIARALAMDPKLMLFDEPTSALDPELVGEVLTVMRELAESGMTMVVVTHEMGFAREVADQLVFMDEGVVVEAGDPREVLANPRHERTRAFLSRIL
- a CDS encoding LysR family transcriptional regulator, which codes for MELRQLRYFVTVVEEAGFTRAAQRLHLAQPGLSAQIRQLERELGQPLLDRSGRTVTLTAAGAAVLPHARAALAAAQQISHTADEFTGLLRGQVRIGLISGAATEEFDVATVLSAFHHDHPQIGISLTEDTTDRMLAAVARGALDIALVGLTGAPLDEGFGVDIVFETRLQAAVARENREFGDRIALADLRERSLICLPRGTGIRGVLEHACAAAGFEPRVDFEAAAPPLLIQLAAGGLGIAVVPALEPDQAAAAGVRMADITDPDLIGHLALVWRADRPLAPAAKVVLGQLRIALGRWKARHPISPGDGRGRNGSA
- the trpS gene encoding tryptophan--tRNA ligase, giving the protein MNTFTATVERSGTLRTAVAANPGRYRVLTGERPTGPLHLGHYFGTVAERVRLHELGVDTFVVLADYQVITDRDAMGRVRENVHGAVLDYLAAGIDPGRAAVFTHSSVPALNQLLLPFLSLVTEAELHRNPTVKAEHAASGRALSGLLLTYPVHQAADILFCKGNLVPVGKDNLPHIELTRVIARRFNERYGAVFTEPEPLLTSAPEVPGLDGRKMSKSYGNAIALSMSEDETAALIRRAPTDSQRLITFDPDHRPGVSALLTTAALCSGTDEHRLAAEIGDAGAGALKKVATDAVNEFLAPHRLRRKDFARDPEYVREVLRQGNRRATEEADRTLAEVHAAMGTVY
- a CDS encoding 2'-5' RNA ligase family protein; this encodes MVQSVELLLDETAEAAIRRQWQLLAAAGISSPTPDHRPHITVAVAREIWPRLDRALSQHPFRPLPVRIGGLLIFGARHPILVRPVVPTEELLALQRRIAAIVEPCPGVPATMRPGAWTPHVTLARRLKPDRVGAAMEAVATDRDSTATVVGIRRWDGDRRIEWPIAPRG
- a CDS encoding ABC transporter substrate-binding protein, translating into MAKTEGCVSARLGLRGYVLRAATLIVGAVVLITGCVDNTEDESPKVPKVPVAKVESIAARLPPKIAQSGRLVVGVNVPYQPNEYRDPHTGQIIGFDVDLMDAIAAVLGVRADYQESDFEKIIPALEAGTVDVGMSSFTDNLTRQKTVDFVDYFSAGIQWAQRKGHPIDPDDACGKKVAVQRTTTEDIDEIPAKSKACTDAGKPAIHKMSYDEQSAASTALVLGQVDAMSADSPVTAYAIKRNADTIEPAGQLFDAAPYGWPVPKGSPLAPVLQAALQHLIDSGVYRTIAQNWGVEAGTVTTAVINGAKG
- a CDS encoding SPFH domain-containing protein, which codes for MTLRPAFRLNGFVMLLVLFVVGAAGLIGGIAASAAAGSGGGAGAGAGAAAGYVIAGLAVILLTGLTTVGPNEARVLQFFGRYIGSVSEAGFFWVVPLTTKRRISLRVSNFETQKLKVNDFDGNPVEIAAVVVYRVVDSFKSAFAVDDYEEYVQTQSEAAVRHLATVHPYDAAPDAVHAGPAAAAQTASAAADPAPTSLRNGTEVAEELNTELRERTALAGVEILEARITHLAYAPEIAQAMLVRQQAAQVVAARSRIVEGAVGMVGMALQRLTDEGMVELDEERRATMVSNLLVVLCGDRSAQPVVNTGSLYS
- a CDS encoding amino acid ABC transporter permease, which gives rise to MSDQLPETIQAVPLRRPGRWIAAAILLILLGLFVYGAATNPAYRWDTYWKYLFDRRITEGAVVTLELTVLSMAIGVILGVLLAVMRLSPNPVLRSVAWVYLWIFRGTPVYIQLVFWGLFPALYKSIELGIPFGGPHFVQWDVQDWSQPFIFAMIGLGLNEAAYMAEIVRAGINSVGEGQREASIALGMSWGQTMRRTVLPQAMRVIIPPTGNELISMLKTTALVTAIPLTTDLYGRARDIYGINFQPIPLLLVSATWYLAITSILMVGQFYLERYYSRGATRKLTGRQLRALATAQNVTEAGK
- the trxA gene encoding thioredoxin — translated: MATQTLTAQNFDEIVTGNDVVLVDFWADWCGPCKAFAPTFEASSDQHPDVVHGKVDTESEQSLAAAANIRSIPTIMAFREGVLVFAQPGALPPAALEDLVSQVKGLDMDEVRKQLAEQQEQQPQQD